A region of the Sulfurimonas crateris genome:
AGTCATCACCTTCATTCGGTCTTAAGTATAATGTTTTATCTGAAAATATAACTTCATCCCCACCAATAGCGAAGCATCTCTTAACAAAGTGCTGTTTTGTGTTGTGAGGCGGTCTAAATATAACTATATCGCCCCTTTGCGGCGTGTCGCCGTCAATTAGACGAAGCTTGTCGCTCCACGGCATGATCGAGACTTCTAAAAAAGGAATATGAGGCATAGAGACACCGTAGGCAAACTTCTTTGCAAAAAGATGGTCCCCTATAAGAAGAGAGTCCTTCATTGAGCCGCTTGGTATCTTAAAAGCTTGAGCGATAAAAAATATAACAAAAAGAACGATGATGATCGTTCCTGTCCACGAGTTTGAAAATTTGTATGTTTTGTGTAAGATCTCTTTCATCTACTCTCTTTCATCTGCATGCGCTTGTGCGGCTTTTAATGTGTTGCTAAGAAGCATCGCTATGGTCATCGGACCGACACCTCCGGGAACAGGCGTAATGTATGAGCACTTTTTGCTCACTTTTTCAAAGTCGACATCTCCGACAAGTTTGCCGTTGTCCGCACGATTGATACCTATGTCGATAATTACCGCACCGTCTTTTACCATATCATCTTTTATCAGGTTTATAACACCTGCACCTACAAAGATCATATCTGCGTTTAGTGTATGTCTTTTCAGATCATCTGTAAAGATGTGGCAGATTTCGACTGTCGCATTGGCGTTTAAGAGCAGTGATGCCATAGGTTTTCCAACTATATTTGAAGCACCTACAACAACACAGTTCTTACCTTTTACATCAATATTGTACTCATCTAAGAGCTCCATTACTCCAAGCGGCGTACATGGAACAAAACCCTCAAGTCCTGTTGTGAGTCTTCCTACATTGTATGGGTGAAAACCGTCAACATCTTTGCTTGGATTGACAAGTTCAAGTATTTTAGTGGTATCGATTTGCGAAGGCAGGGGGAGTTGAATCAAAATTCCGTCGATATTTGGATTGTCGTTCATCATAGTAATGGTTTTCTCGATCGCATCTTGAGATATATCCTCTGGCATCTCATGAGTTACAGAGTAAAAGCCTACTCTGTCACACGCTTTTTTCTTCATGCTTACATAAGCTGCACTTGCAGGATCCTGCCCGACCAGTATTACGGCAAGACCCGGAACTGAGCCTGTTTTGCTCTTTAAAATTTTTACTTCATCCGCTACGGTTTTTTCTATCTTTGCCGAGAGCGCTTTTCCATCAAGAAGTTGCATTTAAACCTCATAATATTATTTTTTTGTTATTATACCTTTATATATTAAAGGATGGCTTTATGAGGGGAATATTGTTCGTATTGCTGCCGTTTTCATTGTTAGCAAAAAGCAGTTTTATTACGCCTATGGAGTACGCCACCTCACTATATAAAAATCCTAGAGGAATAGGGTGTCATAAATGTCACGGTGAGAGTGGAGAGGGCAGAGTCGTTGCAAAGTATGAGCATAAAAATGAGAAAAAAAGTTTTGCCGGACCACCTATAA
Encoded here:
- the folD gene encoding bifunctional methylenetetrahydrofolate dehydrogenase/methenyltetrahydrofolate cyclohydrolase FolD, with product MQLLDGKALSAKIEKTVADEVKILKSKTGSVPGLAVILVGQDPASAAYVSMKKKACDRVGFYSVTHEMPEDISQDAIEKTITMMNDNPNIDGILIQLPLPSQIDTTKILELVNPSKDVDGFHPYNVGRLTTGLEGFVPCTPLGVMELLDEYNIDVKGKNCVVVGASNIVGKPMASLLLNANATVEICHIFTDDLKRHTLNADMIFVGAGVINLIKDDMVKDGAVIIDIGINRADNGKLVGDVDFEKVSKKCSYITPVPGGVGPMTIAMLLSNTLKAAQAHADERE
- a CDS encoding cytochrome c, which encodes MFVLLPFSLLAKSSFITPMEYATSLYKNPRGIGCHKCHGESGEGRVVAKYEHKNEKKSFAGPPINSVSFNDFFISLNVRKNGMPRYFLTQKEIKALYFYLQEKKREDGADVK